The Paracoccus sediminicola genome has a segment encoding these proteins:
- a CDS encoding nucleoside deaminase — protein MTGFISHMPLALAEARAAAARGEVPVGAVLTDPAGRVIAQAGNRTRELSDPTAHAEILAIRAACAARGSERLPGHRLWVTLEPCPMCAAAISAARIEILYFGADDPRMGGVRHGARLFEHPQCHHRPHIHDGIAAEESRSILREFFEARR, from the coding sequence ATGACCGGGTTTATCTCTCACATGCCGCTCGCACTTGCCGAGGCGCGCGCCGCTGCGGCGCGTGGCGAGGTGCCGGTGGGCGCGGTGCTGACCGATCCGGCGGGCCGCGTGATCGCACAGGCCGGGAACCGCACGCGCGAGCTCAGCGACCCGACCGCCCATGCCGAGATCCTCGCCATTCGCGCCGCCTGCGCGGCACGCGGCTCGGAACGTCTGCCCGGCCACCGGCTCTGGGTCACGCTCGAACCCTGCCCGATGTGCGCCGCCGCCATTTCCGCGGCACGGATCGAGATCCTTTATTTCGGCGCCGACGACCCCCGCATGGGCGGGGTGCGCCACGGCGCGCGGCTGTTCGAGCATCCGCAGTGCCACCATCGTCCCCATATCCATGACGGGATCGCCGCAGAGGAAAGCCGGTCGATCCTGCGTGAATTTTTCGAGGCACGGCGTTGA
- a CDS encoding pseudouridine synthase, which yields MTDQPNPDKPAEADRIAKVIARAGLASRREAERMIVEGRVTVNGKKIDSPALDVLPSDKITVDGKKLEEPQETRLWLYYKPVGLVTSENDEKGRQTVFDALPRDLPRVMSVGRLDLNSEGLLLLTNDGELKRRLELPETGWLRRYRVRVNGQPNDLTFAPLRRGAEIDGEEFAPMEIKLDSQQGANAWLTVGIREGKNREIRRAMAHVGLQVNRLIRIGYGPFKLTGLEANEVREIKRRVLRDQLGGLLTGEAEEKDRPFRERGADEDRRGARSDDRRGGGRDDGGRNDRDRMGGPRKFGGRRPDEARGPREDRETGRGFARRGDGDRKPYASREDGDRKPYARREDGDRKPYARRHDGGQKSYHSRDEGARGRFGARDGAAGAEGRERRRFGEGEDGARKPRHKRGTDDRPARDGARGSGRSGAGDGGPRGGKNFEKRSDKPFTRRDGSSRADGPRGDRPRTDGPRGDRPRAAEGGKGPRRFGSENADRPKPRRGAKPTGGGPRREGKPGPRPGGKPSGRPGAPRGGKPAGGKPGGGPRRPKS from the coding sequence ATGACCGACCAGCCCAATCCCGACAAACCCGCCGAAGCCGACCGCATCGCCAAGGTGATCGCCCGCGCGGGGCTCGCCTCGCGCCGCGAGGCCGAGCGCATGATCGTCGAAGGCCGCGTGACGGTGAACGGCAAGAAGATCGACAGCCCCGCGCTCGATGTGCTGCCCTCGGACAAGATCACCGTCGACGGCAAGAAGCTGGAGGAACCGCAGGAAACGCGGCTCTGGCTGTATTACAAACCGGTCGGGCTGGTCACCTCGGAGAATGACGAGAAGGGGCGGCAGACGGTGTTCGACGCGCTGCCCCGCGATCTGCCTCGGGTGATGTCGGTGGGGCGGCTCGACCTGAATTCGGAAGGGCTGCTGCTGCTGACCAATGACGGCGAGCTGAAGCGGCGGTTGGAACTGCCGGAAACCGGATGGCTGCGGCGCTATCGGGTGCGGGTGAACGGCCAGCCCAACGATCTGACCTTCGCGCCGCTGCGCCGGGGGGCCGAGATCGACGGCGAGGAATTTGCCCCGATGGAGATCAAGCTGGACAGTCAGCAGGGCGCGAATGCCTGGCTGACCGTCGGCATCCGCGAGGGCAAGAACCGCGAGATCCGCCGCGCCATGGCGCATGTCGGCTTGCAGGTGAACCGGCTGATCCGCATCGGTTACGGCCCGTTCAAGCTGACCGGGCTGGAAGCCAACGAGGTGCGCGAGATCAAGCGGCGTGTGCTGCGCGACCAGCTTGGCGGCTTGCTGACCGGCGAGGCCGAGGAAAAGGATCGGCCCTTCCGCGAGCGCGGTGCCGATGAGGATCGGCGCGGTGCGCGCAGCGATGATCGCCGGGGTGGCGGTCGTGACGATGGCGGGCGCAATGATCGTGACCGCATGGGCGGACCGCGGAAATTCGGCGGACGCCGCCCGGACGAGGCGCGTGGACCACGCGAGGATCGCGAGACCGGCAGAGGTTTTGCCCGCCGCGGCGATGGCGACAGGAAGCCCTATGCAAGCCGCGAAGACGGGGACCGCAAACCCTATGCACGCCGCGAGGACGGGGACCGCAAACCCTATGCCCGCCGCCACGATGGCGGGCAAAAGTCTTACCATAGCCGTGATGAAGGCGCGCGGGGTCGGTTCGGGGCGCGGGACGGTGCCGCCGGGGCCGAGGGGCGCGAGCGGCGGCGCTTCGGAGAAGGCGAAGACGGCGCGCGCAAGCCGCGCCATAAGCGCGGCACAGATGACCGCCCGGCGCGGGACGGTGCCCGCGGATCCGGCCGTAGCGGTGCAGGCGACGGCGGGCCGCGTGGCGGAAAGAACTTTGAAAAACGCAGCGACAAGCCGTTTACGCGGCGCGACGGATCATCTCGGGCCGATGGACCCCGTGGTGATCGGCCCCGCACAGATGGCCCCCGTGGCGATCGCCCGCGGGCTGCGGAAGGCGGCAAGGGGCCGCGCCGTTTCGGTTCAGAGAATGCGGATCGGCCAAAGCCGCGCCGCGGGGCCAAGCCCACCGGCGGCGGGCCGCGCCGTGAGGGCAAGCCGGGTCCGAGACCGGGCGGCAAGCCCTCGGGCCGGCCGGGTGCCCCGCGTGGAGGAAAACCCGCCGGCGGCAAGCCGGGCGGCGGGCCGCGCCGCCCGAAAAGCTGA
- the hemP gene encoding hemin uptake protein HemP, producing MTATRPAEFSNVSVTPVNNLPAHDATALTQGGNQALIVLNEQVYNLRITRAGKLILTK from the coding sequence ATGACCGCGACCCGCCCCGCAGAGTTCAGCAATGTCAGCGTGACCCCGGTGAACAACCTGCCCGCACATGACGCGACCGCCCTGACGCAAGGCGGCAATCAGGCGCTCATCGTGCTGAACGAACAGGTCTATAATCTGCGCATCACCCGCGCGGGCAAGCTGATCCTGACGAAGTAG
- a CDS encoding zinc ABC transporter substrate-binding protein: protein MNPRPARLVFLAAPLALMLAAPAAAAPPALVTDSPVTAALAQQVIGDLGEATTLLDRNADPHDFQFRPSQARQLQEAGLLIWVGPELTPWLSEAAGQLDESRRLTLLHLPETATRDFAAGHDHEGHAHVDHDHGDEDASAETGETMLDPHAWLDPDNGAAWVGAIAERLSALDPENAATYRENAGAAQQRIARLDATLTERLAALPARPFVTGHDAYGYFTKHFGLPDAIPVALGDATAPSAARLTRIRDEIAASGAVCAFPEMAQSPRLLATAIEGTGLRMGELLSPNGAERKSGSNAYDDLLTGLAERIIACETEEN, encoded by the coding sequence ATGAATCCGCGTCCCGCCCGCCTCGTCTTTCTTGCCGCCCCCCTCGCGCTCATGCTGGCGGCACCCGCCGCCGCCGCGCCGCCTGCTTTGGTGACCGACAGCCCGGTCACGGCAGCGCTCGCGCAACAGGTGATCGGCGATCTGGGCGAGGCAACGACGCTTCTCGACCGCAATGCCGATCCCCATGATTTCCAGTTTCGCCCCAGCCAGGCGCGGCAACTGCAAGAGGCCGGGTTGTTGATCTGGGTCGGACCCGAACTGACCCCATGGCTTTCCGAAGCCGCCGGGCAGCTCGACGAATCGCGCCGGTTGACCCTGCTCCACCTCCCCGAAACAGCCACGCGGGACTTCGCCGCCGGCCACGACCACGAGGGCCATGCGCATGTCGATCACGATCACGGCGACGAAGATGCTTCCGCCGAAACAGGCGAAACAATGCTCGACCCGCATGCCTGGCTCGACCCGGATAACGGCGCGGCATGGGTTGGCGCCATTGCCGAACGTCTTTCGGCGCTCGACCCCGAAAACGCCGCAACCTATCGGGAAAATGCCGGTGCCGCGCAGCAGCGCATCGCCCGTCTCGACGCCACGCTGACCGAGCGTCTCGCCGCCCTGCCCGCGCGGCCCTTCGTAACCGGCCATGACGCCTATGGCTATTTCACGAAGCATTTCGGCCTGCCCGACGCGATCCCCGTCGCGCTTGGCGATGCAACGGCACCCTCTGCCGCGCGGCTGACCAGGATTCGCGACGAAATCGCCGCCTCGGGCGCGGTCTGTGCATTCCCCGAAATGGCCCAGTCGCCGCGCCTGCTGGCCACCGCCATCGAGGGCACCGGCCTGCGCATGGGCGAGCTGCTCTCGCCAAACGGAGCCGAAAGAAAATCGGGATCAAATGCTTACGATGATCTTCTCACCGGGCTGGCTGAGCGGATCATCGCCTGTGAAACAGAGGAAAATTAA
- a CDS encoding Fur family transcriptional regulator: MSRVFERHDHHACADAAMARADRLAAEQSLRLTPVRRRVLEILLEQHRAMGAYDVLERLAAEGLGKQPPVAYRALDFLVEHGLAHRIQRLNAFTACVGRHDDGEAPAFLICRSCQKVAEMDAASLRGDLTGRAAEAGFAVERATIEALGLCARCAQDEAGAA, translated from the coding sequence ATGAGCAGAGTGTTTGAACGCCACGATCATCATGCCTGCGCCGATGCGGCAATGGCCCGCGCCGACCGGCTTGCGGCGGAGCAATCTTTGCGCCTGACCCCGGTGCGCCGCCGGGTGCTGGAGATCCTGCTGGAGCAGCATCGTGCAATGGGCGCCTATGACGTGCTTGAGCGGCTGGCGGCGGAGGGTCTGGGCAAGCAGCCTCCGGTCGCATATCGGGCGCTGGATTTTCTCGTCGAGCATGGGCTGGCCCATCGCATCCAGCGGCTGAATGCCTTTACCGCCTGTGTCGGGCGGCATGACGATGGCGAGGCCCCGGCTTTTCTGATCTGCCGAAGCTGTCAGAAAGTGGCTGAAATGGATGCCGCCTCGCTGCGTGGCGATCTGACCGGACGCGCGGCGGAGGCCGGCTTCGCGGTCGAGCGCGCGACGATCGAGGCGCTCGGGCTTTGTGCGCGATGTGCGCAGGACGAGGCGGGCGCGGCATGA
- a CDS encoding metal ABC transporter ATP-binding protein: MSGNTLIAARGLTVRHRGATGPILRAVDFTIRAAEIVTVVGPNGSGKSTLVRAVLGHVAIAAGEVRRADGLRIGYVPQRVHIDDRIPLSVRRFLSLPRRVGDAEAAAALSRTGVAGLERREITRLSGGQFQRVLLARALLHKPGLLVLDEPTQGLDQPGIVAFYRLLEEIRAESGAAVLMVSHDLLVVMRASNQVICLNGHVCCHGTPEHVSAAPEYQALFGADSAQTLALYRHDHDHHHDDTQGERHHRGAHHHA; the protein is encoded by the coding sequence ATGAGCGGCAATACTCTGATCGCGGCGCGCGGGCTGACCGTGCGCCATCGCGGGGCAACCGGGCCGATCCTGCGCGCTGTGGATTTCACCATCCGCGCCGCAGAGATCGTGACGGTGGTCGGGCCGAACGGTTCAGGCAAGTCGACGCTGGTGCGTGCGGTGCTGGGCCATGTGGCGATAGCGGCAGGGGAGGTGCGGCGCGCGGACGGGCTGCGCATCGGCTATGTCCCGCAGCGGGTCCATATTGACGACCGCATCCCGTTGAGCGTGCGGCGCTTCCTGTCGCTGCCGCGCCGTGTTGGCGATGCCGAGGCCGCCGCGGCGCTGTCGCGCACCGGCGTGGCGGGGCTGGAACGGCGCGAGATCACCCGGCTCTCGGGCGGGCAGTTCCAGCGGGTGCTGCTGGCCCGCGCGCTGCTGCATAAGCCTGGGCTTCTGGTGCTGGATGAGCCGACGCAGGGGCTGGATCAGCCGGGGATCGTGGCGTTCTATCGGCTGCTGGAAGAGATCCGGGCGGAATCCGGCGCAGCGGTGCTGATGGTCAGCCACGATCTGCTGGTGGTGATGCGGGCCTCGAATCAGGTAATCTGTCTCAACGGTCATGTCTGCTGCCATGGCACGCCGGAGCATGTCAGCGCCGCGCCGGAATATCAGGCGCTGTTTGGCGCGGATTCGGCGCAGACGCTGGCGCTGTATCGGCATGACCACGATCACCATCACGACGACACACAGGGCGAGCGGCATCATCGCGGGGCACATCACCATGCTTGA
- a CDS encoding iron chelate uptake ABC transporter family permease subunit: protein MLDDFLVRAAIAGFGLVLAAGPLGCFVVWRRMAYFGDATAHAAILGVALSLGFGAPVYLGTLGVVLVMGWLVAHLAGRGEAVDTALGVLAHGALAAGLVAASFVPGLRNDLNGWLFGDILTVQRADLIWVWAGAGFVLALLVWRWQAMVTATVNDELAMASGIDPARERLILTLAMAVTVAVAIRVVGALLVSALLVIPAASARGIARSPEHMAVISVLIGLASVAAGLAASLQADTPAGPSIIAAAALFFLCLLPFRRSSA from the coding sequence ATGCTTGACGATTTTCTGGTGCGTGCCGCGATTGCCGGGTTCGGCCTGGTGCTGGCCGCGGGGCCGCTGGGCTGTTTCGTGGTCTGGCGGCGCATGGCCTATTTCGGCGACGCGACCGCCCATGCAGCGATCCTCGGCGTGGCGCTGAGCCTCGGCTTCGGGGCGCCGGTCTATCTCGGGACGCTCGGGGTGGTGCTCGTGATGGGGTGGCTGGTGGCGCATCTGGCCGGGCGCGGCGAGGCGGTGGACACGGCGCTGGGGGTGCTGGCGCATGGCGCTCTGGCGGCGGGGCTGGTCGCGGCGAGCTTTGTGCCGGGGTTGCGCAACGATCTGAATGGCTGGCTGTTCGGCGATATTCTAACCGTGCAGCGCGCCGATCTGATCTGGGTCTGGGCCGGTGCCGGTTTCGTGCTGGCGCTGCTGGTCTGGCGCTGGCAGGCGATGGTGACGGCGACGGTGAATGACGAACTGGCGATGGCGTCGGGGATAGACCCCGCACGCGAGCGGCTGATCCTGACATTGGCTATGGCGGTCACCGTGGCGGTCGCGATTCGGGTTGTGGGGGCGCTTCTGGTGTCGGCTCTGCTGGTGATTCCCGCCGCGAGCGCCCGTGGAATCGCCCGTAGCCCGGAACACATGGCCGTGATTTCGGTGCTGATCGGGCTGGCTTCCGTTGCGGCAGGTCTGGCAGCGAGCCTGCAGGCCGACACCCCGGCAGGGCCCTCGATCATTGCTGCAGCGGCGCTGTTCTTCCTGTGCCTGCTGCCATTTCGGCGGAGTTCGGCATAA